Proteins from one Streptosporangium becharense genomic window:
- a CDS encoding primosomal protein N', whose product MTHTSLSPDDGALLPLDAVRERPAPGDGAAPEGAAGAPQRAEETRGAARVARGTPGAAGAAGAAKGVPEPAARLPVARVAVDNPLPHLDRPFDYLVPATLDAEAVPGCRVRVRFAGKLVDGFLLERAETTEHQGTLTRLERVVSAEPVLTPEIARLARAVADRYAGTLADILRLAVPPRHARVEAETVAPPASSPSVTPPAASPSGPVPARAGAVASCGPVPRDARDARDATPETAPGPASAGPGPVAPPGPWAEYPDGPAFLAALAAGDCPRAVWTALPGTGPDGPGWPAAVAAAVRETLRAGRGALVVVPDGKDLALVDAALGAVLGPGGHVALSADLGPAERYRRWLRAARGQVRAVAGTRGAAFAPVRDLGLAVVWDDGDDLHAERLAPYPHAREVLALRAHQARAALLIGGYARTAEATQLIAAGWAGPITPARETVRARAPRVRPAGQDSELARDEAARAARLPSLAWRTLRAGLDTGPVLVQVPRRGYLPALACQSCRAPARCGHCGGPFALRGGHAVPYCRWCGRIAGEWRCPACGGARVRALVVGARRTAEELGRAFPSVPVRTSGKDGVLATVDAGRALVVATPGAEPVPEGGYAAAVLLDGWALLGRPDLRAAEETLRRWMNAAALLRPRAELVVLADSSVPAVQALLRWDPVTHAERELADRTELGFPPAVRMATLTGSSAAVREMLAEMTLPGHAQVLGPVPVDPPHADDVRERAMVRIPRGSGAALATALKGAAGVRSARKAPDVVKVCIDPLDVI is encoded by the coding sequence GTGACCCACACCAGCCTCTCCCCGGACGACGGTGCCCTGCTGCCGCTCGACGCCGTGCGCGAGCGTCCCGCACCCGGCGACGGGGCGGCGCCGGAGGGGGCCGCGGGAGCCCCCCAGCGGGCCGAGGAGACGCGGGGAGCGGCCCGGGTGGCGAGGGGGACGCCGGGTGCGGCCGGAGCGGCAGGGGCCGCCAAGGGCGTTCCGGAGCCCGCCGCCCGGCTCCCGGTCGCCCGGGTCGCCGTCGACAACCCCCTGCCGCACCTCGACCGGCCGTTCGACTACCTCGTCCCGGCGACCCTGGACGCCGAGGCGGTGCCGGGCTGCCGGGTCCGGGTCCGGTTCGCGGGCAAGCTCGTCGACGGGTTCCTGCTGGAGCGGGCCGAGACCACCGAACACCAGGGCACGCTGACCCGCCTGGAGCGGGTCGTCTCCGCCGAGCCCGTGCTCACCCCCGAGATCGCCCGGCTGGCCCGCGCCGTGGCCGACCGCTACGCCGGCACCCTCGCCGACATCCTGCGGCTGGCGGTCCCGCCCCGGCACGCCCGGGTCGAGGCCGAGACCGTCGCCCCGCCCGCCTCTTCGCCGTCCGTCACCCCGCCCGCCGCTTCGCCGTCCGGCCCGGTCCCCGCCCGTGCCGGGGCGGTCGCGTCCTGCGGCCCGGTTCCGCGGGACGCCCGGGACGCCCGGGACGCGACGCCGGAGACGGCCCCCGGCCCGGCGAGCGCAGGGCCCGGCCCGGTCGCTCCGCCGGGGCCGTGGGCGGAGTATCCGGACGGCCCCGCGTTCCTCGCGGCGCTGGCCGCCGGCGACTGCCCGCGGGCCGTGTGGACCGCGCTGCCCGGCACCGGCCCCGACGGCCCCGGATGGCCCGCGGCGGTCGCGGCGGCCGTACGGGAGACCCTGCGCGCGGGCAGGGGAGCCCTCGTGGTCGTGCCCGACGGCAAGGACCTGGCGCTGGTCGACGCGGCGCTCGGCGCCGTGCTGGGCCCCGGCGGGCACGTGGCCCTCTCCGCCGACCTGGGGCCCGCCGAGCGCTACCGCAGATGGCTGCGGGCGGCCCGGGGGCAGGTGCGCGCCGTCGCGGGCACCCGGGGCGCCGCGTTCGCCCCGGTGCGGGATCTCGGCCTGGCCGTCGTCTGGGACGACGGCGACGACCTGCACGCCGAACGGCTCGCCCCGTACCCGCACGCCAGGGAGGTCCTCGCCCTGCGTGCCCACCAGGCGCGGGCGGCCCTGCTCATCGGCGGGTACGCCCGCACGGCGGAGGCCACCCAGCTCATCGCCGCAGGCTGGGCCGGGCCGATCACCCCCGCCCGCGAGACGGTCAGGGCCAGGGCCCCGCGGGTCCGCCCCGCCGGGCAGGACTCGGAACTGGCCAGGGACGAGGCGGCCAGGGCCGCCAGGCTGCCCAGTCTCGCCTGGCGCACCCTGCGGGCGGGTCTCGACACCGGCCCGGTGCTGGTGCAGGTCCCCCGGCGGGGCTACCTGCCCGCCCTCGCCTGCCAGAGCTGCCGGGCCCCCGCGCGCTGCGGGCACTGCGGCGGGCCGTTCGCGCTGCGCGGCGGCCACGCCGTCCCCTACTGCCGCTGGTGCGGCCGGATCGCCGGCGAGTGGCGCTGCCCGGCGTGCGGCGGGGCCCGGGTCCGGGCCCTGGTGGTCGGCGCCCGGCGCACGGCGGAGGAACTGGGGCGAGCCTTCCCCTCCGTCCCGGTCAGGACCTCCGGCAAGGACGGGGTGCTCGCCACGGTCGACGCCGGCCGTGCCCTGGTGGTGGCCACGCCGGGCGCCGAGCCGGTACCGGAGGGCGGGTACGCCGCGGCGGTGCTGCTGGACGGCTGGGCGTTGCTCGGCCGCCCCGACCTGCGCGCGGCCGAGGAGACGCTGCGCCGGTGGATGAACGCCGCGGCGCTGCTGCGGCCCCGGGCCGAGCTGGTCGTGCTGGCCGACTCCTCGGTGCCCGCGGTGCAGGCGTTGCTGCGCTGGGATCCCGTCACCCACGCCGAACGGGAACTGGCCGACAGGACAGAACTCGGTTTCCCCCCGGCGGTAAGAATGGCGACGCTTACCGGATCTTCCGCCGCAGTCAGGGAAATGCTCGCCGAGATGACGCTTCCGGGCCACGCCCAGGTGCTCGGCCCGGTCCCCGTGGACCCGCCGCACGCCGACGACGTGCGGGAACGTGCCATGGTGCGCATCCCGCGCGGCTCCGGAGCGGCGCTGGCCACGGCGCTCAAGGGGGCCGCCGGGGTGCGCTCGGCGCGCAAGGCCCCGGACGTGGTCAAGGTATGCATTGACCCGCTCGATGTGATTTGA
- a CDS encoding ABC transporter ATP-binding protein yields MTETVLEARDVVRHFPVTRGAVLRRVVGRVRALDGVSLTLARGETLGIVGESGCGKSTLARVLTALDRPGSGEVTVLGMPLHRMRGSELRRARRHVQLVFQDPYGSLDPRMTVAEIVREPYEVHPDLVPRGRREERVRELLEVVGLNPDHSGRFPHQFSGGQRQRVGIARALALRPDVLVCDEPVSALDVSVQAQIVNLLERLREEFRLAYVFIAHDLGVVRHLADRVAVMYLGRVVETGSASDVYEHAAHPYTRALLSAAPVPDPASRGTRREIVLTGEPPSPVDVPPGCSFHPRCPVAVADCRRLPPVLAPVARPGHLAACHLAGR; encoded by the coding sequence GTGACCGAGACGGTGCTGGAGGCGCGCGACGTGGTCAGGCACTTCCCGGTCACCCGGGGCGCGGTGCTGCGGCGCGTGGTCGGCCGGGTCCGGGCCCTGGACGGGGTGAGCCTCACCCTGGCCAGGGGGGAGACACTGGGCATCGTGGGCGAGTCGGGGTGCGGCAAGTCGACCCTAGCCAGGGTGCTCACCGCGCTGGACCGGCCCGGCTCCGGCGAGGTGACGGTGCTCGGCATGCCGCTGCACCGGATGCGCGGGTCCGAGCTGCGCCGGGCCCGGCGCCATGTCCAGCTCGTCTTCCAGGATCCCTACGGCTCGCTCGACCCGCGCATGACCGTCGCCGAGATCGTCCGTGAGCCGTACGAGGTCCACCCCGACCTCGTGCCGCGCGGGCGGCGGGAGGAGCGGGTGCGCGAACTGCTGGAGGTGGTGGGGCTCAACCCCGACCACTCCGGCCGTTTCCCCCACCAGTTCTCCGGCGGCCAGCGGCAGCGGGTCGGCATCGCGCGCGCTCTGGCCCTGCGGCCGGACGTGCTGGTCTGCGACGAGCCCGTCTCGGCGCTGGACGTCTCGGTGCAGGCGCAGATCGTCAACCTGCTGGAGCGGCTGCGCGAGGAGTTCCGGCTCGCGTACGTCTTCATCGCGCACGACCTGGGCGTGGTGCGGCACCTCGCCGACCGGGTCGCGGTGATGTACCTCGGCAGGGTCGTCGAGACCGGTTCCGCGTCCGACGTGTACGAGCACGCCGCCCACCCCTACACGCGGGCGCTGCTGTCGGCCGCGCCCGTGCCCGATCCGGCCTCGCGCGGCACCCGGCGGGAGATCGTCCTGACGGGTGAGCCGCCGAGCCCGGTGGACGTGCCCCCGGGCTGCTCCTTCCATCCCCGCTGCCCCGTCGCGGTGGCGGACTGCCGCCGGCTGCCGCCGGTCCTCGCCCCTGTCGCCCGCCCCGGCCACCTGGCGGCCTGCCACCTCGCCGGCCGGTAG
- a CDS encoding ABC transporter ATP-binding protein produces the protein MGPLESSPGFDGSAPLLAVEDLHVEFAAPHGAVRVLNGVGYTVEAGETLAVLGESGSGKSVTARAIMGLVRPPRGRVVAGAVRLRGVDLLALPEEGRRRLRGTVVAMVFQDALSALNPVLTVGHQIAELFRAHRGMSRKDAHREAVAALDAVRIPSAARRAGDYPHQFSGGMRQRVGIALAIALRPRLIIADEPTTALDVTVQAQIIRLLAEIQREHGTGLVLITHDMGVVADIADRVAVMYAGRVVERGTALEVYARPAHPYTEALLEAVPRPDLRGRRLKVIPGVPPDPARPLPGCAFRPRCGYATAACAHVPVAHEIGPGRLTACHEWERVTP, from the coding sequence ATGGGCCCGCTGGAATCGTCACCGGGTTTCGACGGCTCGGCGCCCCTGCTCGCCGTCGAGGACCTGCATGTGGAGTTCGCGGCCCCGCACGGGGCGGTCCGCGTGCTCAACGGCGTCGGCTACACCGTGGAGGCCGGCGAGACGCTCGCCGTGCTGGGCGAGTCGGGCAGCGGCAAGAGCGTGACCGCCCGCGCGATCATGGGGCTGGTCCGGCCGCCCCGGGGAAGGGTGGTCGCGGGTGCCGTGCGGCTGCGCGGCGTCGACCTGCTCGCGCTGCCCGAGGAGGGCAGGCGCCGGCTGCGCGGCACCGTCGTCGCCATGGTCTTCCAGGACGCGTTGTCCGCGCTGAACCCGGTGCTCACGGTCGGCCACCAGATCGCCGAGCTGTTCCGCGCACACCGCGGCATGTCCAGGAAGGACGCCCACCGCGAGGCCGTCGCGGCGCTCGACGCGGTGCGCATCCCCTCGGCGGCCCGGCGGGCGGGCGACTACCCGCACCAGTTCTCCGGCGGCATGCGCCAGCGCGTCGGCATCGCGCTCGCCATCGCGCTCAGGCCGCGGCTGATCATCGCCGACGAGCCGACCACCGCCCTCGACGTGACCGTGCAGGCGCAGATCATCCGCCTGCTGGCGGAGATCCAGCGCGAGCACGGCACGGGGCTCGTGCTCATCACCCACGACATGGGCGTCGTCGCCGACATCGCCGACCGGGTCGCCGTCATGTACGCCGGGCGGGTGGTGGAGCGCGGCACCGCCCTGGAGGTGTACGCCCGCCCCGCCCACCCGTACACCGAGGCGCTGCTGGAGGCCGTTCCCCGGCCGGACCTGCGAGGCCGCCGGCTGAAGGTGATCCCCGGTGTCCCGCCCGACCCGGCCAGGCCGCTTCCCGGGTGCGCGTTCCGGCCCCGCTGCGGGTACGCCACGGCGGCCTGTGCCCACGTCCCCGTGGCGCACGAGATCGGACCGGGCAGGCTCACCGCCTGCCACGAATGGGAGAGGGTGACGCCGTGA
- a CDS encoding ABC transporter permease yields MASSTPASASTEPPAEPLAGSPVKRPGPGSGPWRRLRRRPSFLVPAVFVLLVCAMAAFPPAFAGWFGHGDPRRCDLADSGLPPTPGHPFGFDIQGCDLYSNVVYGARSSVLIALLATAGMLAIAVVLGLLAGYFRGWVDALVSRVMDVFFGFPSLVGMIVILQTLSVHNEVAVAGVLVLFGWPVLARVMRGSVLAAASTEYVAAARGIGASAPRILLRHVLPNSFGPVAVLAGLNVGLVIASESALTFLGVGLQTPAISWGVQLNTAQQYFTSAPHLLLFPSVFLTVTVLSFVLLGDALRDAFDPRLR; encoded by the coding sequence ATGGCATCCTCGACCCCCGCATCCGCCTCGACTGAGCCCCCGGCCGAGCCCCTGGCCGGGTCCCCGGTGAAGCGGCCGGGCCCCGGCTCCGGCCCCTGGCGCCGGCTGCGGCGGCGGCCCTCGTTCCTCGTCCCGGCCGTCTTCGTGCTGCTGGTCTGCGCGATGGCCGCCTTCCCGCCGGCGTTCGCCGGCTGGTTCGGCCACGGCGACCCGCGCCGGTGCGACCTGGCCGACAGCGGGCTCCCGCCCACCCCCGGCCACCCGTTCGGCTTCGACATCCAGGGCTGCGACCTGTACAGCAACGTCGTGTACGGCGCGCGCTCCTCGGTGCTCATCGCGCTCCTGGCCACGGCCGGGATGCTGGCGATCGCCGTGGTCCTGGGCCTGCTGGCGGGCTACTTCCGCGGCTGGGTGGACGCCCTCGTCAGCCGCGTCATGGACGTGTTCTTCGGCTTCCCCTCACTCGTCGGGATGATCGTCATCCTGCAGACGCTCAGCGTGCACAACGAGGTCGCGGTCGCCGGGGTGCTGGTCCTGTTCGGCTGGCCGGTCCTGGCCCGCGTCATGCGGGGCTCGGTGCTCGCCGCGGCGAGCACCGAGTACGTCGCCGCGGCGCGCGGCATCGGCGCGAGCGCCCCGCGGATCCTGCTCCGCCACGTGCTGCCCAACTCCTTCGGCCCGGTCGCGGTCCTGGCCGGCCTCAACGTGGGCCTCGTCATCGCCTCGGAGTCGGCGCTCACCTTCCTCGGCGTCGGGCTGCAGACCCCGGCGATCTCCTGGGGGGTGCAGCTCAACACCGCCCAGCAGTACTTCACCTCGGCCCCGCACCTGCTGCTGTTCCCCTCGGTCTTCCTGACCGTGACGGTGCTCAGCTTCGTGCTCCTCGGCGACGCCCTCCGCGACGCCTTCGACCCCCGGCTCCGGTAG
- a CDS encoding ABC transporter permease → MGGYIVRRLLMAVPVLFGTTFIIYVAVYALPGDPVQALAGPNQVVSPSLAQAMRERYHLDEPLLIRYGLYLRGLLGGDLGVSFSGRPVSEIIAASWPVTLQLGLTAWLFTAVIGVPLGTLAGVRRGRAADMLVLAGTTFLMGVPFFVVAYVAQIVLGVNLGWLPVSGTEAGWPLAYVLPGLVLALYGLPQVARLTRTSVLDNLGADHVDTAIAKGLPRRTVVLWHVVRNSLVPVVSLLGVSLGYLLSGTVLIEGIFNLPGLGYQIFVAVPQHDGPVVVGVGTLLVIVFLLVNLMVDLLYGILDPRIRLD, encoded by the coding sequence GTGGGTGGGTACATCGTCCGCCGGCTGCTCATGGCGGTTCCGGTCCTCTTCGGGACCACCTTCATCATCTACGTCGCGGTCTATGCCCTGCCCGGGGACCCGGTCCAGGCCCTGGCCGGCCCGAACCAGGTGGTCTCGCCCTCGCTCGCGCAGGCGATGCGCGAGCGGTACCACCTGGACGAGCCGCTCCTGATCCGCTACGGCCTCTACCTGCGAGGGCTGCTCGGCGGCGACCTGGGCGTCAGCTTCAGCGGGCGTCCGGTCTCGGAGATCATCGCGGCGAGCTGGCCGGTCACCCTTCAGCTCGGCCTGACCGCGTGGCTGTTCACCGCGGTGATCGGGGTGCCGCTGGGCACCCTGGCCGGCGTCCGCCGCGGCCGGGCGGCGGACATGCTGGTCCTGGCCGGGACCACCTTCCTGATGGGCGTGCCGTTCTTCGTGGTCGCCTACGTCGCGCAGATCGTGCTGGGCGTCAACCTCGGCTGGCTCCCGGTGTCGGGCACGGAGGCGGGCTGGCCGCTCGCCTACGTGCTGCCCGGCCTGGTCCTCGCCCTGTACGGGCTGCCGCAGGTGGCCCGGCTGACCCGCACGAGCGTGCTGGACAACCTGGGCGCCGACCACGTCGACACCGCGATCGCCAAGGGCCTGCCCCGCCGGACCGTGGTCCTGTGGCACGTGGTGCGCAACTCGCTGGTCCCGGTGGTGTCGCTGCTCGGGGTGAGCCTCGGCTACCTGCTCAGCGGCACCGTCCTGATCGAGGGGATCTTCAACCTGCCCGGCCTGGGCTACCAGATCTTCGTCGCCGTCCCGCAGCACGACGGCCCCGTCGTCGTCGGTGTCGGGACCCTCCTCGTCATCGTCTTCCTGCTGGTGAACCTGATGGTGGACCTGCTCTATGGCATCCTCGACCCCCGCATCCGCCTCGACTGA
- a CDS encoding peptide ABC transporter substrate-binding protein — protein sequence MSDRSPRARGIRRAAAAAAAGALAVTLAACSGASGGAGGGAAPAGEKTYSVGVTTYFLSHFLPGKAVGSNVDYAIYTPLTKVDTATGKAVNAVAESIESEDNKVWTIKIKKGWTFHNGEPVTAQSFADSWNATAYGPNAYTNNYMFANFKGYVDLNPAEGKPKAETLSGVEVTGTDTLKVTLDKPLALLPYVLAQSAFAPVPKAALTGADAFDRKPIGNGPYQMEGEGIVTGATKVSLKRFAGYAGTPGNAERIEVKSYQDEGAAYRDLQAGNIDVTLVSGNNLTSASTQFKDRLVQAPFPALMYLGFPLWDERFSDVRVRQAFSHAVDRQAIVKSLLRGFGRPATGLAGTTVPGGGADECSACTYDPAKARTLLAEAGGWKGPLKLWTYQDPLNTVILEAIGNQLRANLGIEAVTTQAQPVDQLYPNMTAKKIDGPVLLYMGAGYPHLYALADQLFTKGSAANVTGYADEEFASLMAEAAGAGPDEAVGLTRRATGHALGGLPLAPLFWPVGGLPHSAEVGGVKPEFLGGVALSAVTVG from the coding sequence ATGTCTGACCGATCACCACGAGCCCGAGGGATCCGCCGGGCGGCGGCCGCGGCCGCCGCCGGAGCCCTGGCCGTCACCCTCGCGGCCTGCTCCGGCGCCTCCGGCGGGGCGGGCGGCGGTGCCGCGCCGGCCGGCGAGAAGACCTACTCGGTGGGCGTGACCACCTACTTCCTGTCGCACTTCCTGCCGGGCAAGGCGGTCGGCTCGAACGTCGACTACGCCATCTACACCCCGCTGACGAAGGTCGACACGGCGACCGGCAAGGCCGTCAACGCGGTGGCCGAGTCGATCGAGTCCGAGGACAACAAGGTCTGGACCATCAAGATCAAGAAGGGGTGGACGTTCCACAACGGTGAGCCTGTCACCGCCCAGTCCTTCGCCGACTCGTGGAACGCCACGGCCTACGGCCCCAACGCCTACACCAACAACTACATGTTCGCGAACTTCAAGGGGTACGTGGACCTGAACCCCGCCGAGGGGAAACCCAAGGCCGAGACCCTCTCCGGGGTCGAGGTCACCGGCACCGACACCCTGAAGGTCACCCTCGACAAGCCGCTGGCACTGCTGCCGTACGTGCTGGCCCAGTCGGCCTTCGCACCGGTCCCCAAGGCCGCGCTCACCGGCGCCGACGCCTTCGACCGCAAGCCCATCGGGAACGGTCCGTACCAGATGGAGGGCGAGGGGATCGTCACCGGCGCGACGAAGGTGAGCCTGAAGAGGTTCGCCGGGTACGCGGGCACGCCCGGCAACGCCGAGCGGATCGAGGTGAAGTCCTACCAGGACGAGGGCGCCGCCTACCGCGACCTGCAGGCGGGCAACATCGACGTCACCCTGGTCAGCGGCAACAACCTCACCAGCGCGTCCACCCAGTTCAAGGACCGCCTCGTCCAGGCGCCGTTCCCCGCGCTGATGTATCTCGGCTTCCCGCTCTGGGACGAGCGCTTCTCCGACGTCCGGGTCCGCCAGGCGTTCTCGCACGCCGTGGACCGGCAGGCGATCGTGAAGTCGCTGCTGCGGGGCTTCGGCCGGCCCGCCACCGGCCTGGCCGGGACGACCGTCCCCGGCGGGGGCGCGGACGAGTGCTCCGCGTGCACGTACGACCCGGCGAAGGCCAGGACGCTGCTCGCCGAGGCGGGGGGCTGGAAGGGCCCGCTGAAGCTGTGGACCTACCAGGACCCGCTGAACACCGTGATCCTGGAGGCCATCGGCAACCAGCTCCGTGCCAACCTCGGCATCGAGGCCGTCACGACGCAGGCCCAGCCCGTCGACCAGCTCTACCCCAACATGACGGCCAAGAAGATCGACGGCCCGGTGCTGCTCTACATGGGCGCGGGGTACCCGCACCTGTACGCGCTGGCCGACCAGCTCTTCACCAAGGGCTCGGCCGCCAACGTCACCGGGTACGCCGACGAGGAGTTCGCCTCCCTGATGGCCGAGGCGGCGGGCGCCGGGCCCGACGAGGCCGTCGGGCTGACCCGCCGGGCCACCGGGCACGCCCTCGGCGGCCTGCCACTCGCGCCGCTCTTCTGGCCGGTCGGCGGCCTGCCGCACTCGGCGGAGGTCGGCGGGGTGAAGCCCGAGTTCCTCGGCGGGGTCGCCCTCTCCGCGGTCACGGTCGGCTGA